In Aequorivita sp. H23M31, a single window of DNA contains:
- a CDS encoding RagB/SusD family nutrient uptake outer membrane protein: MKKYINTFSKLFIVALAFSISGCSIDDIKPIDKLTSENTIRDEASAQAVLNGVYDLVRADEVTAYPLYLAAFGDEGVITGRLAGGSSFNTNEVNVENRYLANLYNGQYKIINAANFLIQELEAGKAIDISDERKGEMISEAKFQRAFAYFNLLRFFGQYYDMNSAYGVVLRTEFATRLAADPRSTVQETYNLIVSDLEYAMENGPLYVEHFYSGSLAAKALLAKVKLYTGEYGESARLAEEVIYNGEGYELEASYSDIFANQYNSSEVIFAHYAGPGAEGGSNMYQISNTSYSEYLRGLADEQVEGTGSLSGNGSNYDPRFSYAYSATTKGVNQQGKYPFASNLSSPNNTTYFLRMAEMYLIHAEAVVRSGGDTSLALESLNTIRERAELEDKTFSDVPTLLEDIRQEKLLELFYENGEPLYDLVRYDILGNLDASTIKPTMNTKDVYILPIPSEVIIGNNKVVQNPGY; the protein is encoded by the coding sequence ATGAAAAAATATATAAATACATTTTCGAAACTATTCATTGTCGCACTCGCATTTTCAATAAGCGGTTGTAGTATCGACGATATAAAACCAATTGATAAATTAACCAGTGAAAACACAATTCGTGATGAGGCATCTGCCCAAGCCGTGCTTAATGGTGTTTACGATTTGGTGCGTGCAGATGAAGTTACCGCATATCCACTCTACTTAGCTGCTTTTGGAGATGAAGGTGTGATTACAGGAAGACTTGCAGGTGGCTCATCTTTTAACACCAATGAAGTTAATGTTGAAAACAGATATTTGGCAAACCTCTATAATGGCCAATATAAGATAATCAACGCTGCCAATTTCTTGATCCAAGAACTCGAAGCCGGGAAGGCAATTGATATTTCAGATGAACGTAAAGGTGAAATGATTTCTGAAGCCAAATTCCAAAGAGCTTTCGCCTATTTTAACTTGTTGCGATTTTTCGGGCAATATTATGATATGAATTCTGCCTACGGAGTTGTTTTAAGAACCGAATTTGCTACACGATTAGCAGCAGATCCAAGAAGTACAGTTCAGGAAACTTATAATTTGATTGTTAGCGATCTAGAATATGCCATGGAAAACGGCCCTTTATATGTGGAGCATTTTTACAGTGGAAGTCTGGCCGCAAAAGCATTATTGGCAAAAGTAAAACTATACACTGGTGAATATGGCGAATCCGCTAGATTGGCTGAGGAGGTAATTTATAATGGTGAAGGTTATGAATTAGAGGCAAGCTATTCCGATATTTTTGCCAACCAATACAATTCTTCCGAAGTAATTTTTGCGCATTATGCAGGTCCGGGAGCTGAAGGTGGCTCAAATATGTATCAAATAAGCAATACTTCATACAGTGAGTATTTGCGTGGACTTGCTGATGAACAAGTGGAAGGTACAGGAAGTTTAAGCGGAAATGGATCCAATTACGATCCAAGATTCAGCTATGCTTATTCTGCAACTACCAAAGGTGTAAACCAACAGGGAAAATATCCTTTTGCTTCCAATCTGTCATCTCCAAACAACACTACCTACTTTTTACGAATGGCAGAAATGTATTTGATACACGCCGAGGCCGTTGTTCGTTCTGGCGGCGATACTTCCTTAGCATTGGAAAGTTTGAATACAATTCGCGAAAGAGCGGAATTAGAGGACAAAACATTTTCAGATGTGCCTACTTTATTGGAGGATATTCGTCAAGAAAAACTATTGGAACTTTTCTACGAAAATGGGGAACCACTTTACGATTTGGTGCGCTATGATATTCTGGGAAATCTGGATGCCTCAACAATTAAACCTACTATGAATACTAAG